The following coding sequences lie in one Saccharopolyspora hordei genomic window:
- a CDS encoding DsbA family protein: MSKNTNPLTKGSGPSINVILTAIVVVVAVGVIGGVLWFNRDGGTSAEQPAGPPVAAELLRKPDSNALLESPDSKVTVVEFLDYQCPACWDYYTNLTKKVEQEYAGKINFVTRNYPLQKAHPLARPAAQAAEAAALQGKYREMYHALYDNYMEWAVTPDGKVSEDVAKAQGLFEQYAQRIGLDVAKFRADAASPQVSAKIDADLADGDRAGVKGTPTLFINGRKFEPGADVKTWEQVAQAFRSKLDAELAK; the protein is encoded by the coding sequence ATGTCGAAGAACACGAATCCGCTGACCAAGGGAAGCGGGCCGTCCATCAACGTCATCCTCACCGCGATCGTGGTCGTGGTGGCGGTGGGCGTGATCGGCGGCGTGCTGTGGTTCAACCGCGACGGCGGCACCAGTGCCGAGCAGCCCGCCGGCCCGCCGGTGGCGGCCGAGCTGCTGCGCAAGCCGGACAGCAACGCGCTCCTCGAGTCGCCGGACAGCAAGGTCACGGTGGTCGAGTTCCTCGACTACCAGTGCCCCGCCTGCTGGGACTACTACACGAACCTGACCAAGAAGGTCGAGCAGGAGTACGCGGGCAAGATCAACTTCGTCACCCGCAACTACCCGCTGCAGAAGGCCCACCCGCTGGCCCGGCCGGCCGCGCAGGCCGCCGAGGCCGCCGCGCTGCAGGGCAAGTACCGCGAGATGTACCACGCCCTCTACGACAACTACATGGAGTGGGCGGTCACCCCGGACGGCAAGGTCTCCGAGGACGTGGCCAAGGCGCAGGGGCTGTTCGAGCAGTACGCCCAGCGCATCGGCCTGGACGTGGCGAAGTTCCGCGCGGACGCCGCCTCGCCGCAGGTGAGCGCCAAGATCGACGCCGACCTCGCGGACGGCGACCGCGCCGGGGTGAAGGGCACCCCGACCCTCTTCATCAACGGCCGCAAGTTCGAGCCGGGCGCCGACGTGAAGACCTGGGAGCAGGTCGCCCAGGCCTTCCGCAGCAAGCTGGACGCGGAGCTGGCCAAGTGA
- the lpdA gene encoding dihydrolipoyl dehydrogenase: MQEFDLLVVGGGPGGYVAAIRAAQRGLSVGVVEKERPGGVCLNWGCIPTKAMLRSAEVYETVQHAAEFGINVENVSVDYDAIRRRKSSVVKGLTDGVAGLLKSNGVTVINGHARFTGPTTVDVYATGDSPLGADGPRYAAEPAGGAPIEQVKARDVIIATGSVPVQLPLPGADLPGVITSDGAFGLEEVPRRIAIIGGSAVGAEWATLFSTLGSEVSIIEMQKTLVPAEDVEVGKALGRSFSKRGIKVLTEATVSRVDESADGLTVTVDGAKPQKIDVDVVLVGVGRKPNTANLDLDKTGVATTERGFITVDDTLRTNVEHVYAIGDVTGKALLAHVASHQGVVAAETIAGHHASIDYDVIPAATFTHPEIASVGLTEAQAKEAGHDVVAAKFPFAALGRAQSYGDTEGFLKIVAGKKYGEVLGVHIIGHSASDLITEGALAMALEATLDELAETIHAHPTLGEIGMEAAMAALGLPVHVAPPKKR, from the coding sequence GTGCAGGAGTTCGACCTTCTCGTGGTGGGTGGCGGCCCCGGTGGGTACGTCGCCGCGATCCGGGCCGCGCAGCGCGGCCTCTCGGTCGGAGTGGTGGAAAAGGAGCGGCCCGGTGGGGTCTGCCTGAACTGGGGCTGCATCCCGACCAAGGCGATGCTGCGGTCGGCCGAGGTCTACGAGACCGTGCAGCACGCGGCCGAGTTCGGGATCAACGTCGAGAACGTCAGCGTCGACTACGACGCGATCCGCCGCCGCAAGAGCAGCGTCGTCAAGGGGCTCACCGACGGCGTCGCCGGGCTGCTGAAGAGCAACGGCGTCACCGTCATCAACGGCCACGCCCGGTTCACCGGACCGACCACCGTGGACGTCTACGCCACCGGCGACTCGCCGCTGGGCGCCGACGGCCCGCGCTACGCCGCCGAACCGGCGGGCGGGGCGCCGATCGAGCAGGTCAAGGCCCGCGATGTCATCATCGCGACCGGTTCGGTCCCCGTGCAGCTGCCGCTGCCCGGCGCGGACCTGCCCGGCGTGATCACCTCGGACGGCGCCTTCGGTCTCGAGGAGGTGCCGCGGCGCATCGCCATCATCGGCGGCAGCGCGGTCGGCGCCGAGTGGGCGACGCTGTTCAGCACCCTCGGCAGCGAGGTCAGCATCATCGAGATGCAGAAGACCCTGGTGCCCGCCGAGGACGTCGAGGTCGGCAAGGCGCTGGGCCGCTCGTTCAGCAAGCGCGGCATCAAGGTCCTCACCGAGGCCACCGTGTCCCGCGTGGACGAGTCCGCCGACGGCCTGACGGTGACCGTCGACGGCGCCAAGCCGCAGAAGATCGACGTCGACGTGGTGCTGGTCGGCGTCGGCCGCAAGCCCAACACCGCCAACCTCGACCTGGACAAGACCGGGGTGGCCACCACCGAGCGCGGTTTCATCACCGTCGACGACACGCTGCGCACCAACGTCGAGCACGTCTACGCCATCGGTGACGTCACCGGCAAGGCGCTGCTCGCGCACGTCGCGTCCCACCAGGGCGTCGTCGCGGCCGAGACGATCGCCGGCCACCACGCCTCGATCGACTACGACGTCATCCCGGCCGCGACCTTCACCCACCCGGAGATCGCCAGCGTGGGCCTCACCGAGGCGCAGGCGAAGGAAGCCGGTCACGACGTGGTCGCCGCGAAGTTCCCGTTCGCCGCGCTGGGCCGCGCCCAGAGCTACGGCGACACCGAGGGCTTCCTGAAGATCGTCGCCGGCAAGAAGTACGGCGAGGTCCTGGGCGTGCACATCATCGGGCACTCCGCCAGCGACCTGATCACCGAGGGCGCGCTGGCCATGGCGCTGGAGGCCACCCTCGACGAGCTCGCCGAGACCATCCACGCGCACCCGACCCTGGGCGAGATCGGCATGGAGGCCGCGATGGCGGCCCTCGGCCTGCCGGTGCACGTCGCACCGCCCAAGAAGCGCTGA
- a CDS encoding GtrA family protein translates to MAAQTATGARRYWRLLSRFAAASVVATTISQLVFLVVYALGAVPVAATVTAWLAGAIPNFTLNRRTWGSTGRAGLRGEVLRYAVISVTTALLAALATHHADDLARTVFPDARSAQVAVVWGAFLGTYAVMFVVKFVLVDRVVFARRRR, encoded by the coding sequence ATGGCAGCGCAGACGGCGACCGGCGCCAGGCGGTACTGGCGGCTGCTCAGCCGGTTCGCCGCGGCGTCGGTGGTGGCGACCACGATCAGCCAGCTCGTCTTCCTCGTCGTCTACGCCCTGGGCGCGGTCCCGGTGGCGGCGACGGTCACCGCGTGGCTGGCCGGCGCCATCCCGAACTTCACGCTCAACCGGCGCACCTGGGGCAGCACCGGCCGGGCGGGCCTGCGCGGCGAGGTGCTGCGCTACGCGGTCATCTCGGTGACCACCGCGCTGCTGGCCGCGCTCGCCACCCACCACGCCGACGACCTCGCGCGCACCGTGTTCCCGGACGCGCGCAGCGCGCAGGTCGCGGTCGTCTGGGGCGCGTTCCTGGGCACCTACGCGGTCATGTTCGTGGTCAAGTTCGTGCTGGTCGACCGCGTGGTCTTCGCCCGCCGGCGGCGCTGA
- a CDS encoding GntR family transcriptional regulator, which produces MSHAATRAQSPRLPDELAGRLREWIITGRLRSGDHLHLERLADHLGVSVTPVREALLTLRGEGFVDLEPRRGFTVAPLSRHDFADAHQLLAGIAGELTARAAERIGADELAELAALVEEMQFAAQFVLADMGGLVTRFHALLWQVAESPKLAWFLGIAVRYAPQHVAATLPGWRQMAADDHRALLIALRQHDPVAARETMHEHVVRSGELLIHHLQGAGFWSHDPTSVSGS; this is translated from the coding sequence GTGAGCCACGCGGCGACGCGCGCGCAGTCCCCGCGGCTGCCCGACGAGCTGGCCGGCCGGCTGCGTGAGTGGATCATCACCGGCCGCCTCCGGTCGGGCGACCACCTGCACCTGGAACGGCTCGCCGACCACCTCGGGGTCAGCGTCACCCCGGTCCGCGAGGCACTGCTGACGCTCCGCGGCGAGGGCTTCGTCGACCTGGAACCACGCCGCGGCTTCACGGTGGCCCCGCTGAGCCGCCACGACTTCGCCGACGCGCACCAGCTGCTGGCCGGGATCGCCGGGGAGCTCACCGCCCGCGCCGCGGAGCGGATCGGTGCCGACGAACTCGCCGAACTCGCCGCCCTGGTGGAGGAGATGCAGTTCGCCGCGCAGTTCGTGCTGGCCGACATGGGCGGACTGGTGACGCGCTTCCACGCGCTGCTGTGGCAGGTCGCGGAGTCGCCGAAGCTGGCGTGGTTCCTGGGCATCGCGGTGCGCTACGCGCCCCAGCACGTCGCCGCGACCTTGCCCGGCTGGCGCCAGATGGCGGCCGACGACCACCGCGCGCTGCTGATCGCGCTGCGCCAGCACGACCCGGTCGCCGCGCGGGAGACGATGCACGAGCACGTGGTCCGCTCCGGGGAGCTGCTGATCCACCACTTGCAGGGAGCGGGGTTCTGGTCGCACGACCCGACGAGCGTCTCGGGCTCCTGA
- a CDS encoding acyl-CoA thioesterase domain-containing protein — MDVPRLADLLDLAERGADRFLGGTQPLPRPRTFGGLLLAQSIAAAGRTVPADRPVHSMHALFVRAADAASPVEYAVDRVRDGGATSSRRVIASQGGVEVFTALVSFQRDRDGLRHQAEPPSATAPEELPPLHERFADSDVPVPDWWRLPRAIELRHVDRTPYPPPVEPVDDSRHLVWMRAPEKLPDEPLLHACALAYASDMTLLEPVFLLHGVDRHATGVQLASLDHAMWFHEDLRADEWLLYDQDCPVAAGGRVLGRGNVFDRSGRHVATVAQEGLLRIPR; from the coding sequence GTGGACGTTCCTCGCCTGGCTGACCTGCTCGACCTCGCCGAGCGGGGGGCCGACCGGTTCCTCGGCGGCACGCAGCCGCTGCCCCGGCCCCGCACCTTCGGCGGGCTGTTGCTGGCCCAGTCGATCGCCGCGGCGGGCCGCACCGTGCCCGCGGACCGGCCGGTGCACTCGATGCACGCGCTGTTCGTGCGGGCGGCCGACGCGGCCTCGCCGGTGGAGTACGCGGTCGACCGGGTCCGGGACGGCGGAGCGACCTCGTCGCGCCGGGTGATCGCCAGCCAGGGCGGGGTCGAGGTGTTCACCGCGCTGGTGTCGTTCCAGCGCGACCGCGACGGGCTGCGGCACCAGGCCGAGCCGCCGTCGGCGACGGCGCCCGAGGAGCTGCCGCCGCTGCACGAGCGCTTCGCCGACTCCGACGTGCCGGTCCCGGACTGGTGGCGCCTGCCGCGGGCGATCGAGCTGCGCCACGTCGACCGCACCCCGTACCCGCCGCCGGTCGAGCCCGTCGACGACTCCCGGCACCTGGTGTGGATGCGCGCCCCGGAGAAGCTGCCGGACGAGCCCCTGCTGCACGCCTGCGCGCTGGCCTACGCGTCGGACATGACCCTGCTGGAGCCGGTGTTCCTGCTGCACGGCGTCGACCGGCACGCCACGGGGGTGCAGCTGGCCAGCCTGGATCACGCCATGTGGTTCCACGAAGACCTCCGAGCCGACGAGTGGCTGCTCTACGACCAGGACTGCCCGGTGGCGGCGGGCGGCCGCGTGCTTGGACGCGGCAACGTCTTCGACCGTTCCGGCCGGCACGTCGCCACGGTCGCCCAGGAGGGCCTCCTGCGCATCCCCCGCTGA
- a CDS encoding TSUP family transporter: MQAFLIFALGGFIAQLVDGSLGMAYGVTSTTILLAAGMSPAVASASVHLAELGTSVASGVSHWKFGNVDWRVVLSLGVPGAIGAFLGATVLSNLSTEAAEPWMSTVLLVLGVYVLVRFAFRPLRRRQLTGVSPKLLAPLGLVAGFVDATGGGGWGPVATPTLLSTGRVEPRKVIGSVDTSEFLIAAAASLGFLFSLAQQGLSWLTVGALLLGGVVAAPLAAYLVRVVPMRLIGVGAGGLIVLTNARTLVKDFGLPAPTPTVLYSLIAVAWVAALVYTVRVIRADRAAVEAEEADPVRS, from the coding sequence GTGCAAGCGTTCCTGATCTTCGCGCTCGGTGGTTTCATCGCGCAGCTGGTCGACGGCTCGCTGGGCATGGCCTACGGCGTGACGTCGACGACCATCCTGCTCGCGGCCGGGATGAGCCCGGCGGTGGCCTCCGCCTCGGTGCACCTCGCCGAGCTGGGCACGTCGGTGGCCTCCGGCGTCTCCCACTGGAAGTTCGGCAACGTGGACTGGCGCGTCGTGCTCTCGCTCGGCGTGCCGGGGGCGATCGGGGCGTTCCTCGGCGCCACCGTGCTGAGCAACCTCTCCACCGAGGCCGCCGAGCCGTGGATGTCGACGGTCCTGCTCGTGCTCGGCGTCTACGTGCTGGTGCGGTTCGCCTTCCGACCGCTGCGCCGGCGGCAGCTCACCGGCGTCAGCCCGAAGCTGCTCGCCCCGCTCGGCCTGGTCGCCGGGTTCGTGGACGCCACCGGCGGTGGCGGTTGGGGCCCGGTGGCGACCCCGACCCTGCTGAGCACCGGCCGGGTCGAGCCGCGCAAGGTCATCGGCTCGGTGGACACCAGCGAGTTCCTCATCGCGGCCGCGGCGAGCCTGGGCTTCCTGTTCTCCCTCGCGCAGCAGGGGCTGTCCTGGCTGACCGTGGGCGCGCTGCTGCTCGGCGGTGTGGTCGCCGCGCCGCTGGCCGCCTACCTGGTGCGCGTCGTGCCGATGCGGCTGATCGGGGTCGGCGCCGGCGGGCTGATCGTGCTCACCAACGCGCGCACCTTGGTCAAGGACTTCGGCCTGCCCGCGCCCACGCCCACGGTCCTCTACTCGCTCATCGCGGTGGCCTGGGTGGCCGCCCTCGTCTACACCGTCCGGGTGATCCGCGCGGACCGCGCCGCGGTCGAGGCCGAGGAAGCGGACCCGGTGCGCAGCTGA
- a CDS encoding M23 family metallopeptidase has protein sequence MGKHRKEGGRTPKAALPLRNKVFAAVVAGGAFAAVGQPLAAAGGSEAPHRSTAVHPLAGTKPLNRAITGTPTSPASVQLLAPAPATDSARESAQVDKAEAIARARAEAERAAEAKRAEEEAARKAANSFVKPAEGTFTSGFGARWGSSHRGIDIANKIGTPIRAVTAGTVIDAGPASGFGQWIRIKHDDGTITVYGHINTIDVDEGDRVGAGDQIATMGNRGQSTGPHLHFEVHVDGTKTNPLPWLRDRGIEVR, from the coding sequence ATGGGCAAGCACCGCAAGGAGGGTGGTCGTACCCCGAAGGCCGCCCTCCCCCTACGGAACAAGGTCTTCGCAGCGGTGGTGGCCGGTGGTGCCTTCGCCGCCGTGGGACAGCCACTGGCTGCGGCAGGCGGGTCCGAGGCCCCGCACCGCAGCACCGCGGTGCACCCGCTCGCCGGGACCAAGCCGCTGAACCGAGCGATCACCGGGACCCCGACCAGCCCGGCCTCGGTCCAGCTGCTGGCGCCGGCGCCCGCCACCGACTCGGCCCGGGAGTCGGCGCAGGTCGACAAGGCCGAGGCCATCGCGCGGGCCCGCGCGGAAGCCGAGCGCGCGGCCGAGGCCAAGCGGGCTGAGGAGGAAGCGGCCCGCAAGGCGGCGAACAGCTTCGTCAAGCCGGCGGAGGGCACCTTCACCTCCGGCTTCGGTGCCCGCTGGGGCTCCAGCCACCGGGGCATCGACATCGCCAACAAGATCGGCACCCCGATCCGCGCGGTGACCGCGGGCACCGTGATCGACGCCGGCCCGGCCAGCGGCTTCGGCCAGTGGATCCGGATCAAGCACGACGACGGCACGATCACCGTCTACGGCCACATCAACACCATCGACGTCGACGAGGGCGACCGGGTCGGCGCCGGCGACCAGATCGCCACGATGGGCAACCGCGGCCAGTCCACCGGTCCGCACCTGCACTTCGAGGTGCACGTGGACGGCACCAAGACCAACCCCCTGCCGTGGCTGCGCGACCGCGGCATCGAGGTGCGGTGA
- a CDS encoding helix-turn-helix domain-containing protein, which translates to MVADPAENPADVTHALARKRLQDVPALTERLMAAIFTDNPEWTDYSPVPKEDLWEGCRQYLERILQIVSGQVPGPDGDDVAAEIGRRRAEQGVPLEVMLRTFRLGGRVVWEALVDQAHQDGADPDALLGVATSIWRVIDGLSSTLSTSYRNTEMERVRRDDQRRHALVEDLLAGRARDIAFAQRTAKELDLPTGGNYVVVVAAMTDDGGFALRGHHDALTALHVRSVWQVRADSLVGLVALEQRDKDLVLEALRPLARGRVAVSPTVRGLAEVGLAHQLATTTLGTSSYGASEVVTLEERFPEALLVQSPDLAQRLLESQLGPVLELPVRERDMLLETLTAWLEENCSTANAAVRLHCHRNTVLNRLHRITSLIGQPLHGRTAYVSLSLALSALRLRDGLRD; encoded by the coding sequence GTGGTAGCTGATCCTGCCGAGAACCCAGCCGACGTCACGCACGCGTTGGCTCGCAAGCGACTCCAGGACGTGCCGGCCCTCACCGAGCGGCTGATGGCCGCCATCTTCACCGACAACCCCGAGTGGACCGACTACAGCCCGGTCCCGAAGGAAGACCTGTGGGAGGGCTGCCGGCAGTACCTCGAACGCATCCTGCAGATCGTCAGCGGCCAGGTGCCCGGGCCCGACGGCGACGACGTGGCCGCCGAGATCGGCCGCCGCCGCGCCGAGCAGGGCGTGCCGCTGGAGGTGATGCTGCGGACCTTCCGCCTCGGCGGCCGGGTCGTGTGGGAGGCGCTGGTCGACCAGGCGCACCAGGACGGCGCGGACCCCGACGCGCTGCTGGGCGTGGCGACCTCGATCTGGAGGGTGATCGACGGACTGTCCTCGACGCTGTCCACCTCGTACCGCAACACCGAGATGGAACGGGTGCGCCGCGACGACCAGCGGCGGCACGCCCTGGTGGAGGACCTGCTGGCCGGTCGGGCGCGCGACATCGCCTTCGCGCAGCGCACCGCCAAGGAGCTGGACCTGCCGACCGGCGGGAACTACGTGGTGGTCGTCGCGGCCATGACCGACGACGGCGGGTTCGCGCTGCGCGGGCACCACGACGCGCTGACCGCGCTGCACGTCCGGTCGGTGTGGCAGGTGCGCGCCGACTCCCTGGTCGGCTTGGTGGCGCTGGAGCAGCGGGACAAGGACCTGGTGCTGGAGGCGCTGCGGCCGCTGGCGCGCGGCCGGGTCGCGGTGTCGCCGACGGTGCGGGGGCTGGCCGAGGTGGGGCTGGCCCACCAGCTCGCGACGACCACGTTGGGCACCTCCTCCTACGGCGCCTCGGAAGTGGTGACCCTGGAGGAGCGGTTCCCGGAGGCGCTGCTGGTGCAGTCGCCGGACCTGGCGCAGCGCCTGCTGGAGTCGCAGCTCGGCCCGGTGCTGGAGCTGCCGGTCCGGGAGCGGGACATGCTGCTGGAGACGCTGACCGCGTGGCTGGAGGAGAACTGCTCCACCGCCAACGCCGCGGTCCGCCTGCACTGCCACCGCAACACGGTGCTCAACCGCCTGCACCGCATCACGTCGCTGATCGGCCAGCCGCTGCACGGCCGCACCGCCTACGTGTCGCTGTCGCTGGCCCTGTCGGCGCTGCGCCTCCGCGACGGCCTGCGCGACTGA
- a CDS encoding SigB/SigF/SigG family RNA polymerase sigma factor, producing MRRADSKPTAHSRNERYDRLAPLFGELAKLDKQDPRYSELRDKLVTEHLPVAEHIARRFSHRGESQEDLTQVATLGLINAVDRFDPERGVDFLSYAVPTIMGEVRRHFRDTGWAVRMPRRLQELHLSVSAAISRLSQELGRAPTPSELAKHLGISVDEVYHGLEAGNAYRSASLDELLTDTDEIPLGDAIGSDDAELAEVENREMVRPLLETLPDRERRILVMRFFRGMTQTQIAEQIGISQMHVSRLLARTLSWLRQRLEDDTPAETAAD from the coding sequence GTGAGACGAGCGGACTCCAAGCCGACGGCACATTCGCGCAACGAGCGCTACGATCGGCTGGCGCCGCTCTTCGGCGAGCTCGCGAAGTTGGACAAGCAAGACCCCCGCTACTCGGAGCTGCGGGACAAACTGGTCACCGAGCACCTGCCGGTGGCCGAGCACATCGCCCGCCGCTTCAGCCACCGCGGTGAGTCGCAGGAGGACCTGACGCAGGTCGCCACCCTGGGCCTGATCAACGCGGTGGACCGGTTCGACCCGGAGCGCGGGGTGGACTTCCTGTCCTACGCGGTCCCGACGATCATGGGCGAGGTGCGGCGCCACTTCCGCGACACCGGCTGGGCGGTGCGGATGCCACGCCGCCTGCAGGAGCTGCACCTGTCGGTGTCGGCGGCGATCTCCCGCCTGTCGCAGGAGCTGGGCCGGGCGCCGACGCCGAGCGAACTGGCCAAGCACCTCGGCATCAGCGTCGACGAGGTCTACCACGGCCTGGAGGCGGGCAACGCCTACCGCAGCGCGTCGCTGGACGAGCTGCTCACCGACACCGACGAGATCCCTCTGGGCGATGCGATCGGCTCCGACGACGCCGAGCTCGCCGAGGTGGAGAACCGGGAGATGGTGCGGCCGCTGCTGGAGACCCTGCCGGACCGGGAGCGGCGGATCCTGGTGATGCGGTTCTTCCGCGGCATGACGCAGACCCAGATCGCCGAGCAGATCGGCATCTCCCAGATGCACGTCTCCCGGCTGCTGGCCCGCACGCTCAGCTGGCTCCGGCAGCGCCTCGAGGACGACACGCCCGCCGAGACCGCCGCGGACTGA
- a CDS encoding vitamin K epoxide reductase family protein, with the protein MTTAHAVDRTAPEDPSAPRQPRGLGWLYVVGGLVGLASSFALVVEKLEKLVDPDYVPTCSINPIVSCGSVMDSPQAALLGFPNPLIGVAAFPVVVTAGVAVLAGFRPPRWFWLGMQAGTTLAVVFIHWLVVQSLYEIGALCPYCMVVWVVTIALFWYTTLHNLTESHLGGGRSLGVALHKVHSVVLVLWYLVIVVLILVRFWDYWSSLV; encoded by the coding sequence GTGACCACCGCCCACGCCGTCGACCGGACCGCGCCCGAGGACCCGAGCGCGCCCCGGCAGCCCCGCGGCCTGGGCTGGCTCTACGTCGTGGGCGGGCTCGTCGGGCTGGCCAGCTCCTTCGCGCTCGTCGTCGAGAAGCTGGAGAAGCTGGTCGACCCGGACTACGTGCCGACCTGCAGCATCAACCCGATCGTCTCCTGCGGTTCGGTGATGGACAGCCCGCAGGCCGCGCTGCTGGGCTTCCCGAACCCGCTGATCGGGGTGGCTGCGTTCCCGGTGGTGGTCACCGCCGGGGTCGCGGTGCTGGCCGGCTTCCGCCCGCCCCGCTGGTTCTGGCTGGGGATGCAGGCGGGCACCACCCTCGCGGTGGTCTTCATCCACTGGCTGGTGGTGCAGAGCCTCTACGAGATCGGCGCGCTGTGCCCGTACTGCATGGTCGTGTGGGTCGTCACCATCGCGCTGTTCTGGTACACCACGCTGCACAACCTCACCGAGAGCCACCTCGGCGGGGGCCGTTCCCTCGGCGTGGCGCTTCACAAGGTCCACAGCGTGGTGCTAGTCCTGTGGTATCTGGTGATCGTCGTTCTGATCCTGGTGCGGTTCTGGGACTACTGGAGCAGCCTCGTGTGA
- the ligD gene encoding non-homologous end-joining DNA ligase, with protein MNDPLRLVDRSEQARLRAWRGGTWHEPTLATLTHHRFSDSDWLFERKLDGVRVIAGCDGGRPVLWSRNRKRVDAAYPEVVDALVEQCADRFVIDGEVVAFEGDRTSFARLQKRIHLTDPEAARRTGVAVHYYVFDLIAFGGVDLTGLSLRTRKRLLRECFEFADPLRFSAHRVGDGEAFFREACRRGWEGLIAKRADRPYRAGRSRDWLKFKCVSDQEFVIGGFTDPKGGRSGFGALLIGYYQGGRLRYAGKVGTGYDERTLRELRAELDRRARTSSPFADDVAEPGAHWVAPELVAQIGFTEWTEDGKLRHPRFSGLRNDKRPEDVVREA; from the coding sequence GTGAACGACCCGCTGCGCTTGGTCGACCGGTCCGAGCAGGCCAGGCTCCGCGCCTGGCGCGGTGGCACCTGGCACGAGCCGACGCTGGCGACCCTGACCCACCACCGGTTCTCCGACTCCGACTGGCTGTTCGAACGCAAGCTGGACGGGGTGCGGGTGATCGCCGGCTGCGACGGCGGCCGCCCGGTGCTGTGGTCGCGCAACCGCAAGCGGGTCGACGCCGCCTACCCCGAGGTCGTGGACGCGCTGGTGGAGCAGTGCGCCGACCGGTTCGTCATCGACGGCGAGGTGGTCGCCTTCGAGGGCGACCGGACCAGCTTCGCCCGGCTGCAGAAGCGCATCCACCTCACCGACCCGGAGGCTGCCCGGCGGACCGGGGTGGCGGTGCACTACTACGTGTTCGACCTGATCGCCTTCGGCGGCGTGGACCTGACCGGGCTGTCGCTGCGCACCAGGAAGCGGCTGCTGCGCGAGTGCTTCGAGTTCGCCGACCCGCTGCGGTTCAGCGCTCACCGGGTGGGCGACGGCGAGGCGTTCTTCCGCGAGGCCTGCCGCCGCGGGTGGGAGGGCCTGATCGCCAAGCGCGCGGACCGGCCCTACCGGGCCGGGCGCAGCCGCGACTGGCTGAAGTTCAAGTGCGTCTCGGACCAGGAGTTCGTCATCGGCGGGTTCACCGACCCCAAGGGCGGTCGGTCCGGCTTCGGCGCCCTGCTGATCGGCTACTACCAGGGCGGGCGCCTGCGCTACGCGGGCAAGGTCGGCACCGGCTACGACGAGCGGACGTTGCGGGAGCTGCGGGCCGAGCTGGACCGTCGGGCCCGGACGAGCTCGCCCTTCGCCGACGACGTCGCCGAGCCGGGGGCGCACTGGGTGGCCCCGGAGCTGGTGGCCCAGATCGGCTTCACCGAGTGGACGGAGGACGGCAAGCTCCGCCACCCCCGGTTCTCCGGACTGCGCAACGACAAGCGCCCCGAGGACGTGGTCCGCGAGGCCTGA
- a CDS encoding ATP-binding protein — MTSATSVVEVRTAAEPTQLAVMRAVVGDLAMRADYDVDSIADLRLAVDEACSSLIRLAAPDATLVCRFRTTDDELSMTAEVASHDAFGPRKDTFSWRVLSALADDVSTSVESGHAAGDGSNLVRIELTKGRTAHV, encoded by the coding sequence ATGACATCCGCAACGAGCGTGGTCGAGGTGCGCACCGCGGCCGAGCCCACCCAGCTGGCGGTGATGCGAGCTGTCGTCGGAGACCTCGCGATGCGCGCCGACTACGACGTGGACTCGATCGCCGACCTGCGGTTGGCGGTGGACGAGGCCTGCTCCTCGCTGATCCGGTTGGCGGCACCGGACGCGACCCTGGTGTGCCGGTTCCGGACCACGGACGACGAGCTGTCGATGACCGCCGAGGTGGCGAGCCACGACGCCTTCGGGCCGCGGAAGGACACGTTCAGCTGGCGCGTGTTGAGCGCTCTTGCCGACGATGTGTCAACCTCGGTCGAGTCGGGTCACGCTGCCGGTGACGGCAGCAACCTGGTGCGGATCGAGTTGACCAAAGGACGGACGGCACACGTGTGA